Proteins encoded by one window of Rutidosis leptorrhynchoides isolate AG116_Rl617_1_P2 chromosome 7, CSIRO_AGI_Rlap_v1, whole genome shotgun sequence:
- the LOC139860239 gene encoding F-box/kelch-repeat protein At3g06240-like, with translation MASKGGIISLPSELITEILYRLPSKSVGRFSSCNGLILLSAFRRGSGYETLVVSNPTTREFVELPVCDFKIEGHRFVSCIRCGLGYHSVTDDYKVVTINRIGADRIMCVHVYSLRRNIRTRVIDFPDKYRMLDITSEAFVNGSFHWLATKVPDQIKVIVAFSLADENFTEVPSPTFSYDLDTFCRLCVVDDKLAIFSVFKGEVWLMNEYGVKGSWTKIKLHGLNEIPMIGLPFVFYVNGKLVHIFLNEMLIYDIEDGRLSKRIDTSGNTHLRDYTYFSCVCVESLVSPRFNRSTHLDIYKFK, from the exons ATGGCGTCTAAAGGCGGCATTATTAGTCTTCCATCTGAGTTAATCACTGAGATCCTATATCGTCTCCCATCCAAATCTGTTGGTCGTTTCAG TTCTTGTAATGGCCTTATTTTGTTGTCTGCTTTTCGACGTGGTTCGGGTTATGAGACACTTGTGGTTTCAAACCCAACCACAAGAGAATTCGTGGAATTGCCAGTTTGTGATTTTAAAATCGAAGGGCATAGGTTTGTATCTTGTATCAGGTGTGGATTGGGTTATCATTCTGTGACTGATGATTACAAGGTTGTTACCATCAATCGGATTGGCGCTGATCGTATTATGTGTGTGCATGTTTATAGCCTTAGAAGAAATATTAGGACGCGGGTGATTGATTTTCCTGATAAATATCGCATGCTTGATATCACATCCGAAGCTTTTGTTAACGGGTCCTTTCATTGGTTAGCTACTAAGGTCCCTGATCAAATAAAAGTAATCGTTGCATTTAGTTTGGCAGATGAGAATTTCACTGAAGTGCCATCACCTACGTTCTCTTATGATCTTGATACCTTTTGTAGACTTTGTGTTGTTGATGATAAGCTTGCGATATTCTCGGTATTTAAGGGTGAAGTTTGGTTAATGAATGAGTATGGGGTAAAAGGATCTTGGACTAAGATAAAACTCCATGGGCTCAATGAAATTCCTATGATAGGTTTACCATTTGTTTTCTATGTCAATGGGAAACTTGTGCACATTTTCCTCAATGAAATGCTAATATATGACATTGAAGATGGAAGATTATCAAAACGTATAGATACTTCTGGGAATACACATCTGAGGGATTATACTTATTTTTCATGTGTATGTGTCGAAAGCCTTGTCTCGCCAAGATTCAACAGATCAACTCATTTAGACATCTACAAGTTCAAGTGA